The genomic interval CGAGGAGAACTATTACGAGCCGGAGGTGCTGGAGAAGTACAGCCGCGCCTTCATCAAGAAGCTGTTCAAGCAGGCCTACGCGCACAAGTTCCGGTTCCCCACCTTCCTCGGCGCGTTCAAGTACTACACCTCGTACACGCTGAAGACCTTCGACGGCAAGCGCTACCTGGAGCGCTTCGAAGACCGGGTCTGCATGGTGGCGCTGACCCTCGCCGACGGCGACGAGGTGCTGGCGAGCAAGCTGGTCGACGAGGTCATCGACGGCCGCTTCCAGCCGGCCACCCCGACCTTCCTGAACTCGGGCAAGAAGCAGCGCGGCGAGCCGGTGTCCTGCTTCCTGCTGCGCATCGAGGACAACATGGAGTCCATCGGGCGCTCCATCAACTCGGCGCTGCAGCTGTCCAAGCGCGGCGGCGGTGTCGCGTTGCTGCTCACCAACATTCGCGAGCACGGCGCGCCGATCAAGAAGATCGAGAACCAGAGCTCGGGTGTCATCCCGATCATGAAGCTGCTGGAGGATTCGTTCTCCTACGCCAACCAGCTGGGCGCGCGGCAGGGCGCGGGCGCGGTGTATCTGCACGCGCACCACCCCGACATCTACCGCTTCCTCGACACCAAGCGCGAGAACGCGGACGAGAAGATTCGCATCAAGACCCTCTCGCTCGGTGTGGTGATCCCGGACATCACCTTCGAACTGGCGAAGAAGAACGAGGACATGTATCTGTTCTCGCCGTACGACGTAGAGCGTATCTACGGCAAGCCGTTCGCCGATATCGATGTCACCGAAAAGTACTACGAGATGGTCGACGACAAGCGGATCCGCAAGTCGAAGATCAAGGCGCGCGAGTTCTTCCAGACCATCGCCGAGCTGCAGTTCGAATCGGGCTACCCGTACATCATATTCGAGGACACGGTGAACCGGGCCAACCCGATCGCCGGCAAGATCACGCACTCGAATCTGTGCTCGGAGATCCTGCAGGTGTCCACGCCCTCGGAGTTCAACGACGACCTGTCCTACGCCAAGGTCGGCAAGGACATCTCCTGCAACCTGGGTTCGATGAACATCGCCAAGTCGATGGACTCGCCGGACTTCGCGCAGACCATCGAGGTGGCGATCCGGGCGCTGACCGCCGTTTCGGATCAGACCCACATCTACTCGGTGCCCTCGATCGAGCAGGGCAACAACCAGTCCCACGCCATCGGTCTCGGCCAGATGAACCTGCACGGGTACCTGGCGCGGGAACGGGTGCACTACGGGTCCGAAGAGGGCATCGACTTCACCAACATCTACTTCTACACCGTTGTCTACCACGCGATTCGGGCCTCGAACCTGATCGCGCAGGAACGCGGCACCTACTTCGGCGGGTTCCCCGAATCCAAGTACGCCACGGGTGAGTACTTCGACAAGTACACCGATCAGGTGTGGGAGCCCAAGACCGAGAAGGTGCGTCAGCTCTTCGCCGACGCGGGCGTGCACATCCCCACCCAGGACGATTGGCGTCAGCTCAAGACCCTGGTGATGGAGCACGGCATCTACAACCAGAACCTGCAGGCCGTTCCGCCGACCGGCTCAATCTCCTACATCAACAACTCCACCAGCTCCATCCACCCGGTGGCGTCGAAGATCGAGATCCGCAAGGAAGGCAAGATCGGTCGCGTCTACTACCCCGCGCCCTACCTCACCAACGACAACCTCGAGTACTACCAGGACGCCTACGAAATCGGCTACGAGAAGATCATCGACACCTATGCCGCCGCCACCCAGCACGTGGACCAGGGCCTGTCGCTGACGCTGTTCTTCAAGGACACCGCCACCACCCGCGACCTGAACAAGGCCCAGATCTACGCCTGGCGCAAGGGCATCAAGACTCTCTACTACATCCGCCTGCGCCAGATGGCGCTGGAAGGCACCGAAGTCGAGGGTTGCGTGTCCTGCATGCTGTAGACAGCACACGGTGAAAGGGCGGCCTCCCCACGGAGGCCGCCCTTTTCAGTCGTTCCGGAGCAGGCCGAGGGTGGTCAGTTCCTCCATCAGCTCGATGGCCGAGGAGGTGACGAAGTTCGCTCCCGCGGTCAGTGCGGGTTCCCGGAACCGGGCGGCGGCGTCCCGGCTGGTGAAGATGACAACCGGCAGCGTTATCCCGCGCCGCCGCACCTCCTCGATCAGGTGCAGACCGGCTTGGCGGCCATCGTCCTTCCGGCCGATATCGGACAGGACCGCGCCGTAATGGTTGCGGTCGAGCAGGTGCAGGCCCTCCTGCGTGGTCCGGGCTGAGTCGACCCGAATTCCGCTGCGCTCCAGGCGATCCAAGATCAGTGCGTTGTTGGCGGGATTGTCGTCCACCCAGAGGACGGCGGCCAGGGCTCGCCGCGTGGCGACCGCACCCGCGTCCGGCGCGGGCACCTCGCCCGCCGGTTCCATCCACGGCGGCGGACCACCGAAGGTGGGGCCGCCGGGAACCGGATTTTCGGTCGTCCGCGCGGGCTCCAACTCACGTACCGGCACGGAGCGCCCATTGAGTTGCACCATTTCTGCCCGGAGCTGCACCAGTTGCGCCTGCAGGTCCGCGATCAGGTCGTCCTGCTGTTCGCTGAGCTGCTGCATATCGAGTTCTTGACCGCCGACGCGCAGGGTGAACTGGCGGCGCTCCGCGGAGGCGATCACCCTGGTCAAGGGGCGCTTGAAGACCACCAGGGTCACCAGGGCGAGTACCGGCCAGGACAAAGCGGCAATGGAATCGATGATTTCTTGCATGTATTCCCCCGAGAAGATGCGTTCGCTTCTCGTGCACCATATTTCAGTGCCGTCGCACGGAGAAGGGCGGCCTCCGCCGGGCGGCCGCCCTTCTCGTGGTGGCGGAGCCGGATCAGCGGAGCGCCGGGGCGATCTCGCGTTCGAAGAGCTCGATGCCGGAGGTGTCGTAGGCCGACTCGGGGAAGTTGAAGATGGCGTAGCCCAAGCCGAGATCCTTGACGGCCGTGAGGTTTTCGATGACCTGCTCCGGAGTGCCCACGGCGGGCGAGGTGCGGAACTGGCCGTCGACGAAGCCCTTGGCTTCGTCCTCACCGATGACGGCGGCCAGTTTGGCTTGCACGCCCGAAAGCCGTTCCTCCACTTCGGCTTCGGTGCTGCCGACGACGATGTTGAAGTTCGAGGAGCGGGTGATGGCGTCGAAATCGGTACCGACGGTGGCGCAATGGCCGCGCAGGATCTCCGACTTCGCCTCGAACTCGGCGAGGTTGCCGCTGAAGTTGGTGTACTGGGCGTACTTGGCCGCGATCTTCAGCGTCACCTTCTCGCCGCCGCCGGCGATCCACAGCGGAATACCGCCCTCCTGCAACGGAAGTGGCCGCACCAGGGCGCCGTTCACCTGGTAGTACTTGCCGTCCAAGGTGGCTTCGCCGGTGGTCCAGGCCTGCCGGAAGATCTGCACGCCCTCGTCGAGGCGGCCCAGCCGCTCCTTGGCGGAGGGGAAGCCGTAGCCGTAGGCCCGCCATTCGTGCTCGTACCAGCCGCCGCCGATCCCCATCTCGGTGCGGCCGCCGGAGATCGAATCCACGGTCGCCGCCACCTTGGCCAGATAGGCCGGATTCCGGTACGCCATCGCGGTACACATCTGCCCGAGGCGGATCCGGGAGGTCGAGGCCGCGAACGCCGACATCAGCGTCCAGGCCTCATGGGTGGCCTCCTCGGTCGGCACCGGCACGGTGTGGAAGTGGTCGTACACCCACAGCGACTCCCAGACCTCGGCGGCGTCCGCCCGTCGGGCGAGATCACGCATCACCTGCCATTGCGCGGCCGGCTCGATGCCGACCAGGTCGAGCCGCCAACCCTGCGGGATGAAGATGCCGAAGCGCACAGATATCTCCTTCGTGTTTTTACTCGAACCTAGCGGCTGGAAATCGGCTCGGCACGCCGTTCCCGGTCAGGGCAATTCGGGGCCGATCGCGTCGCGTGCGGTGAGGCGGCCGCCACCCCAGCCGAGGGCTTTGCGGTAGCTGCCGAGCAGGCCGTGCTCGATCAGGTGCCGCTCGTCGCGTTGCGGGTCGTCCGGCGGCAACGGCGTGGTGCGCGGCGCGACGAACAGGGCGTCGACGGGGCAGTACGCCTCGCACAGGAAGCAGGTCTGGCAGTCCGATTGCCGCGCGAGGACCGGGATTCCGTCCGGGCCGCGGTCGAAGACGCGGGTGGGGCAGACCTCGACGCACTTGTCGCATTCGATGCAGCGGTCGGCGGAGACGAGTTCGATCATGCCGGCACCAGCGCCCGGCGACCGCGGAAGACGGGTTCGGGAGTGGTCCAGATATCGTCGAGGCCACCGGTGAGCAGCCGGTAGTGCTGCGCGGGGTCGAGATCGGGGAAATCCTGGCGCCGGGCCATGCCGCGGGATTCGGTGCGGGCCAAGGCCGCGGTGTACATCCAGCGGGCGTGCGCGGTCATCGCCGCCGCCGAACGAGCCTTCGAGGTGTCGGGTGCGGACAGGCCCGATCGGGCCTGCCGCCACAGCTCGTTCAGGGTGGCCAGGGCGGGCCGCAGCCGGTCACCGTGGCGCAGGTAGTTCTTGTCGTAGGGCAGCACCTCGGCCTG from Nocardia goodfellowii carries:
- the nrdE gene encoding class 1b ribonucleoside-diphosphate reductase subunit alpha, whose translation is MLNLYGPNGEIQFDKDREAAHQYFLQHVNQNTVFFHNLDEKLDYLVEENYYEPEVLEKYSRAFIKKLFKQAYAHKFRFPTFLGAFKYYTSYTLKTFDGKRYLERFEDRVCMVALTLADGDEVLASKLVDEVIDGRFQPATPTFLNSGKKQRGEPVSCFLLRIEDNMESIGRSINSALQLSKRGGGVALLLTNIREHGAPIKKIENQSSGVIPIMKLLEDSFSYANQLGARQGAGAVYLHAHHPDIYRFLDTKRENADEKIRIKTLSLGVVIPDITFELAKKNEDMYLFSPYDVERIYGKPFADIDVTEKYYEMVDDKRIRKSKIKAREFFQTIAELQFESGYPYIIFEDTVNRANPIAGKITHSNLCSEILQVSTPSEFNDDLSYAKVGKDISCNLGSMNIAKSMDSPDFAQTIEVAIRALTAVSDQTHIYSVPSIEQGNNQSHAIGLGQMNLHGYLARERVHYGSEEGIDFTNIYFYTVVYHAIRASNLIAQERGTYFGGFPESKYATGEYFDKYTDQVWEPKTEKVRQLFADAGVHIPTQDDWRQLKTLVMEHGIYNQNLQAVPPTGSISYINNSTSSIHPVASKIEIRKEGKIGRVYYPAPYLTNDNLEYYQDAYEIGYEKIIDTYAAATQHVDQGLSLTLFFKDTATTRDLNKAQIYAWRKGIKTLYYIRLRQMALEGTEVEGCVSCML
- a CDS encoding response regulator transcription factor, whose protein sequence is MQEIIDSIAALSWPVLALVTLVVFKRPLTRVIASAERRQFTLRVGGQELDMQQLSEQQDDLIADLQAQLVQLRAEMVQLNGRSVPVRELEPARTTENPVPGGPTFGGPPPWMEPAGEVPAPDAGAVATRRALAAVLWVDDNPANNALILDRLERSGIRVDSARTTQEGLHLLDRNHYGAVLSDIGRKDDGRQAGLHLIEEVRRRGITLPVVIFTSRDAAARFREPALTAGANFVTSSAIELMEELTTLGLLRND
- a CDS encoding LLM class F420-dependent oxidoreductase, which encodes MRFGIFIPQGWRLDLVGIEPAAQWQVMRDLARRADAAEVWESLWVYDHFHTVPVPTEEATHEAWTLMSAFAASTSRIRLGQMCTAMAYRNPAYLAKVAATVDSISGGRTEMGIGGGWYEHEWRAYGYGFPSAKERLGRLDEGVQIFRQAWTTGEATLDGKYYQVNGALVRPLPLQEGGIPLWIAGGGEKVTLKIAAKYAQYTNFSGNLAEFEAKSEILRGHCATVGTDFDAITRSSNFNIVVGSTEAEVEERLSGVQAKLAAVIGEDEAKGFVDGQFRTSPAVGTPEQVIENLTAVKDLGLGYAIFNFPESAYDTSGIELFEREIAPALR
- a CDS encoding 4Fe-4S dicluster domain-containing protein; this encodes MIELVSADRCIECDKCVEVCPTRVFDRGPDGIPVLARQSDCQTCFLCEAYCPVDALFVAPRTTPLPPDDPQRDERHLIEHGLLGSYRKALGWGGGRLTARDAIGPELP